The Candidatus Deferrimicrobiaceae bacterium nucleotide sequence TGATTCCGGTCCGGGCGGAAAACTCCCCCACCCTGTCCCGGATCTCGGCCCGGACGACCGCCCCGATCGCCTTCCCGTCGATAAGGTGGGCCGGCATTGCCTTGCGTCCCCCGGAGAACCTATTCGGCCTTCGGACAGCCGGCGCATGCCGGCGCAGCATCCTCCCCGACCGCGGGGCACGCCGGCCCCTTCGGGTTGTGCGCGTAGTCGGTCGCGTAAAAGCCGGTCCCCTTGAGGACAAAAGCTCCCGGCGACATCATCTTTTCCAGCCTTCCCCCGCAGGAAGGGCACTTCCGCAGGGGGGGGTCCTGCATCCCCTGGATCTTTTCCGTCACTCCGTGGCACTTCCTGCACTGGTATTCGTAAATCGGCACGGTACCTTCTCCTTCAAAAAAGGGGGCCGGTCGCCCGGCCCCCCCTGTCGTTATGGGACGTTCATTATACCCGTTTTTAGTACATCCCGCCTCCGCCTCCCGGCGGCATCGGCGGCATCTTCTCCTTCTCTTCGGGCTTCTCGGCAATCGCGCACTCCGTGGTGATCATGAGCCCCGCGACGGATGCCG carries:
- a CDS encoding FmdB family zinc ribbon protein, with the translated sequence MPIYEYQCRKCHGVTEKIQGMQDPPLRKCPSCGGRLEKMMSPGAFVLKGTGFYATDYAHNPKGPACPAVGEDAAPACAGCPKAE